Proteins from a genomic interval of Spiroplasma endosymbiont of Lonchoptera lutea:
- a CDS encoding IS30 family transposase, whose translation MYKYLTIESIIAIKEYKSYGFSIRKIAKAIDYSKSTVHRVCKLLNQNLLPLEILNQVQKNKQNAGRKLIILTLTEINTINHLLITKNYALDIIADFLKKNKIKNISTKTLYNMFKTNRMGFDEKNLLRKGKNKPHKQKETKGRINNCKSIHERNLIIPNIKNIQEFGHLEGDTIVGKDHKSSIITLADIWSKTTIPLKTKNHKAESITQSIIKFISKLIPGTIKTITFDRGKEFSKWKLIEKNCNVKIYFADAGKPCQRGLNENNNGILRRYLPKSTDLSSYKQKDLNSIAFQINSTPRKSLSYKRPIDLIQLF comes from the coding sequence ATGTATAAGTATCTGACTATTGAATCAATAATAGCAATAAAAGAATATAAAAGTTATGGATTTTCTATTCGTAAAATAGCAAAAGCAATTGATTATAGTAAATCAACTGTACACAGAGTTTGTAAATTATTAAATCAAAACTTATTACCATTAGAAATATTGAATCAAGTTCAAAAAAATAAACAAAATGCAGGTAGAAAATTAATAATTTTAACTTTAACAGAAATTAATACTATCAATCATTTGTTAATTACTAAAAATTATGCTCTTGATATAATTGCTGATTTTTTAAAGAAAAATAAAATAAAAAATATTTCAACAAAAACTTTATATAACATGTTTAAAACAAATCGAATGGGTTTTGATGAAAAAAATTTATTGAGAAAAGGCAAAAATAAACCTCATAAACAAAAAGAAACTAAGGGCAGAATTAATAATTGTAAATCTATTCATGAAAGAAATTTAATCATTCCAAATATTAAAAATATACAAGAATTTGGCCATTTAGAGGGAGATACTATCGTTGGTAAAGATCATAAAAGTTCTATTATTACTTTAGCTGATATATGATCAAAAACCACAATTCCTTTGAAAACTAAAAATCATAAAGCAGAAAGTATTACACAAAGTATAATAAAATTTATTTCAAAATTAATACCAGGAACAATTAAAACTATTACTTTTGATCGTGGTAAAGAATTTAGTAAATGAAAATTAATTGAAAAAAATTGTAATGTTAAAATTTATTTTGCAGATGCCGGCAAACCTTGTCAAAGAGGTTTAAATGAGAACAATAATGGTATTTTAAGAAGATATTTACCAAAATCTACTGATTTATCTTCATATAAACAAAAAGACTTAAATTCTATAGCATTTCAAATTAATTCTACACCCAGAAAATCATTATCTTATAAAAGACCAATAGATTTAATACAATTATTTTAA